In Saccopteryx leptura isolate mSacLep1 chromosome 9, mSacLep1_pri_phased_curated, whole genome shotgun sequence, the genomic window TATATTGCAATAAATCCTATTTATTTGATAGATCAAGATTTCCAACCTCGTGGAATATCTTTGAGCTCCTAGGCAGTGCTGGTGGGTGGTCAGACCCTCCCCTCCGTCTCTCCCATCCTAGGCTCTTCCTTCTTGTGGTTGAGGGGAGGTGGTGTTTGATATCTTCTCGTCAATTTGTAAGTACTCTTCTCTTCTATAGCTATTTTCCCCAAGCCTTTGCACGTTGCCTTGCCATGCTTTTTAAGTGTCACACAAATAGGTCTATGTCTATTTCATAGGTTCTAGTTTCTGATCTTGGTTAGGAAGCTCTCCCACTCCTGAGGGGAGGGAGCTCCTCCCTATCTCTCCTCCTGTCCTCTTTCCCATCCAGGGCCTCCCCCTCCTTATCTCCAGCTTCTACTTTCCCAAGGTCTTGGGACCTGTCCAGCCTGAAAGCCcagcctttcttctctttcccttccctcagctTCTCCTCATGTTGAAGGGGTGGGGGTTGTTCCATTCCTTGTCAATTTTTAAGAGCTCCTCCTACCTATGTACTCATTAACCCCGTTACCTTCTGTGTTGGAAGTGACTGGTCCTCAGTCTTGTTTATTGACTTCTTTTATAATGTCTTTTGCACATAAAATCTGAAGCTGTTACGTTCCAtacaaatatgtttattttgtatttctcagtTTTGAGTTTGCAACCCGGGTTAAGAAGGTCTCCCCACTCCTGGGGAGGAGgcaccctcccctttcctccccgaGTCCTAATCTCACAGCTTCTCCTTTCCCACGGGTCAGGAGCATAAAAGCACTGAAGTGTGTACCCCCTCAGTGTCACCATGTCCCCGCTCTGCCCACtgttgctggccctggccctgctggcTGTCCCTGGTGTCCAAGGTGCCTGCCCGACTGCTGCTGACCTCAAGAACCCTGATGGGACACGAACATGCGCCAAGGTCTACGACAAGAGTGACCCCTACTATGAAAACTGCTGTGGAGGTGCCGAGCTGTCCATAGAGCCAGGCACCGACCTGCCCTTTCTGCCTTCTGGCTGGACGAACATCATCTCCTCACTCGTGGTGGCCCCGCGCTGCGAACTTACGGTGTGGTCCCGCCATGGCAAGGCTGGCAAGTCTCACAAGTTCACAGCCGGCACATACCCCCGCCTTGAAGAGTACCGCAGGGGCGTCCTCGGCCACTGGTCCAACGCCATCTCGTCCATCTACTGCAGGTGCGCTCCTGCCCGCTCCCCACTCTCCCCAGTGCGCACATCCGTCCAGAGCTCTGAACCCAGCACCCAGGCCCCAGCCCTAGTCTTGACCTCGG contains:
- the LOC136380947 gene encoding syncollin-like; this encodes MSPLCPLLLALALLAVPGVQGACPTAADLKNPDGTRTCAKVYDKSDPYYENCCGGAELSIEPGTDLPFLPSGWTNIISSLVVAPRCELTVWSRHGKAGKSHKFTAGTYPRLEEYRRGVLGHWSNAISSIYCRCY